In a genomic window of Erigeron canadensis isolate Cc75 chromosome 5, C_canadensis_v1, whole genome shotgun sequence:
- the LOC122601824 gene encoding uncharacterized protein LOC122601824, translating to MASSQDEDGSSHGKNKSVSIEELSHDFISEQIGKALENFSPFIVKKLNETLEGAMSDSIAIKIREEVTSAVQEEFDKRFPKEKVPENQDAEERPRPKNKKPYDLKSFTIANPPKYNGDPDPIVSTRAKLWWDGEIVKRGEDATVGMEWADFKVAFFKEFRSEADVTRLRSEFMNDSQGTLNVNEFRVQFLDKAQFCPEYLKDDRLLKEHFYRKLRKSIRERITLLQIESFTQLVDVARWHEVEQGMPDDETSKRKTEQSNSPNKKFRSSGSSGGGSNRKNIPTFNNCGKHHSGVCLLPSKKGCFNCGQPGHISRDCKFSPNKPTVCFKCFDEGHMKSACPLLTEEERQAEIRKVNERKFAKQGGNPRGRSFQITVAQAKESTDVVSGTFLVHDTPAKILFDSGANRSFVATRFTKCIPLQLSFLEPPLLVEVAGDQTYMIKNVYLGCSLTINFEIFKANLIPMGLGEFDVILGMDWLGQHKANICCTDKSVHLKTPNGRDMVIYGERNQDPLPLCTFARARRLISRGCKAFLAHVVDSNKESKSMSEIPIVNEFVDVFPDDLSGLLPERQIDFKIDLIPGATPIAKAPYRLAPTEMREMMDQIQELLDKGFIRPSSSPWGAPVLFVKKKDGSLRMCIDYRELNKIDLRSGYHQLKICEEDIPKTAFRTRYGHYEFMVMPFGLTNALAAFMDLMNRVCRPFLDKSVIVFIDDILIYSKCPSDHEKHLREVLETLRHKKLFAKFSKCEFWLREVQFLGHVVNQDGIKVNPSK from the exons ATGGCTTCATCTCAAGATGAAGACGGATCGAGTCACGGCAAGAACAAAAGTGTGTCGATTGAGGAACTTAGTCATGATTTTATTAGTGAACAAatcggaaaagctttggagaaCTTCTCTCCCTTTATCGTTAAAAAGTTAAACGAGACCCTTGAGGGCGCAATGAGTGATTCGATTGCGATCAAGATAAGAGAAGAAGTTACATCCGCGGTACAAGAGGAGTTTGATAAACGATTTCCGAAGGAAAAAGTACCGGAAAATCAAGACGCTGAGGAACGTCCGAGGCCTAAGAATAAGAAGCCTTATGATCTTAAGAGCTTCACCATTGCTAACCCGCCCAAATACAATGGGGATCCTGACCCGATTGTGAGCACAAG GGCTAAGCTATGGTGGGATGGAGAGATTGTTAAAAGGGGTGAGGATGCAACGGTGGGTATGGAATGGGCTGATTTCAAAGTGGCCTTCTTTAAAGAATTTCGATCAGAAGCCGATGTGACTAGGCTTAGAAGCGAGTTTATGAATGACTCGCAAGGCACTTTGAATGTAAACGAGTTTCGGGTACAATTTCTGGACAAAGCTCAATTTTGTCCGGAATATTTGAAAGACGATCGGTTGTTAAAGGAGCATTTTTATCGCAAACTTCGCAAGAGCATTCGTGAGAGGATTACATTACTTCAAATCGAATCGTTTACACAATTGGTTGATGTGGCTAGGTGGCATGAGGTTGAGCAAGGTATGCCGGATGATGAGACCTCCAAGAGAAAGACGGAACAAAGTAACTCTCCAAACAAGAAGTTCCGGTCTAGTGGTAGTTCGGGGGGTGGTTCGAATAGGAAGAACATTCCCACTTTCAACAATTGTGGGAAACATCATTCCGGAGTTTGTTTATTACCGTCTAAGAAAGGATGCTTCAATTGTGGCCAACCGGGTCACATTAGCCGAGATTGTAAATTCTCTCCAAACAAACCTACCGTGTGTTTCAAATGCTTTGACGAGGGACACATGAAGAGTGCTTGCCCATTGTTAACGGAGGAGGAAAGGCAAGCCGAAATAAGAAAGGttaatgaaagaaaatttgCGAAACAAGGGGGGAATCCGAGGGGAAGATCGTTCCAAATCACGGTAGCTCAAGCCAAAGAGTCCACCGATGTCGTGTCAGGTACCTTTCTAGTCCATGACACCCCCGCTAAGATTTTATTTGATTCCGGAGCAAATCGTTCTTTTGTTGCTACTCGATTCACTAAATGCATTCCTTTACAATTGTCTTTTCTTGAACCTCCTTTATTGGTTGAAGTAGCGGGTGATCAAACTTACATGATTAAGAATGTGTATCTAGGTTGTAGTCTAACCATCAATTTCGAAATTTTCAAAGCTAATCTTATTCCTATGGGTTTGGGAGAATTTGATGTGATTTTGGGTATGGACTGGCTTGGCCAGCATAAGGCAAATATTTGTTGTACCGACAAAAGTGTTCACCTAAAAACTCCTAACGGTAGGGATATGGTCATTTACGGTGAAAGAAATCAAGACCCATTGCCTTTATGCACCTTTGCTCGAGCCCGCCGACTTATCTCTCGAGGGTGCAAAGCTTTTCTAGCTCATGTTGTTGATTCCAATAAGGAATCTAAATCAATGTCTGAAATTCCTATCGTGAATGAGTTTGTAGATGTTTTCCCCGATGATTTATCAGGTCTTCTTCCCGAAAGACAAATTGATTTCAAAATTGACCTCATTCCGGGTGCTACACCTATTGCCAAGGCTCCTTATCGCCTCGCTCCAACTGAGATGCGAGAAATGATGGATCAAATCCAAGAACTACTTGATAAGGGTTTCATTCGCCCAAGTAGTTCACCATGGGGTGCTCCTGTCTTGTTTGTTAAGAAGAAGGACGGTAGTTTACggatgtgcattgattatcgtgaACTCAATAAG ATTGATCTTCGATCAGGGTACCATCAACTTAAAATTTGTGAAGAAGATATCCCAAAAACCGCATTTAGGACTCGATATGGTCATTATGAATTCATGGTCATGCCTTTTGGGTTGACTAATGCTCTGGCGGCCTTCATGGATCTTATGAATCGTGTATGTCGTCCTTTCCTTGATAAATCCGTTATCGTTTTTATTGACGACATTTTGATCTATTCGAAGTGTCCATCCGATCATGAGAAACATCTTCGTGAAGTCCTGGAGACCCTTCGCCATAAGAAGCTTTTTGCTAAATTCtcgaaatgtgaattttggttgcgGGAAGTGCAATTTCTCGGTCATGTTGTTAATCAAGATGGAATTAAAGTCAATCCGTCGAAATAA